From the genome of Arcobacter sp. F2176, one region includes:
- the rpoC gene encoding DNA-directed RNA polymerase subunit beta' yields the protein MSKNTVLEPIEIKELERPQDFSAFQLRLASPEKILSWSCGEVKKPETINYRTLKPERDGLFCAKIFGPVKDYECLCGKYKKMRYKGVVCEKCGVEVTSAKVRRHRMGHIDLVSPVAHIWMVSSLPTRIGTLLGVKLKDLERVLYYEAYIVNEPGEAFYDNEHSKKVMKYDILNEEQYRTIYDHYEHTGFEANMGGQIVRDLLENLDLMELLHSLKEDMKSTKSEAKTKTIIKRLKVVENFINSGNRPEWMMLTQLPVLPPDLRPLVSLDGGKFAVSDVNDLYRRVINRNNRLKRLSELDAPEIIQRNEKRMLQEAVDALFDNGKTANAVKGANKRPLKSLSEIIKGKQGRFRQNLLGKRVDFSGRSVIVVGPSLNMDQCGIPKKMALELFKPHLMAKLEEKGYATTLKSAKRMIEAETNEVWECLSEIVDEYPIMLNRAPTLHKLSIQAFHPTLIDGKAIQLHPLVCSAFNADFDGDQMAVHVPLSQEAIAEAKILMMSSMNILLPASGRAIAVPSQDMILGIYYLSLEKDGVKGEHKLFTGVDEAVIALEMKQVDLHAKIRTKMNDKIIHTTVGRLIVHNILPDFVPLELWNKILKKKDIGILVDYIYKHGGYEVTPRFLDNLKNLGFRYATDAGISVSIDDIRVPETKPAHIAKSKKDVIEVQKQFEQGLLTEQERYNKIIDIWTEVNNKLGREMMELVETDKNGFNSIYMMADSGARGSAAQIRQLAGMRGLMAKPDGSIIETPIISNFKEGLNVLEYFISTHGARKGLADTALKTANAGYLTRKLIDVSQNVRITADDCGTHEGIEITDLSSGNELTESLEERITGRVIAEDIIDPISNEILFTEGTLITEEDAKIVKDSEVKSVVIRTPLTCKIENGLCSKCYGLNLGEQRKANPGEAVGVLAAQSIGEPGTQLTLRTFHVGGTASATQTERELRADKEGFIRYYNIKTYVSKADKIIVANRRNAGILLVEPKINAPFKGKITTETLHEETILTITNGKEEKKFYLRKNDVARPNELAGVSGKIEGKLYLPYADGEEVEANESIVEMIKDGWNVPNRVPFASELKVEDGAPIITLVTSGAKGSVKYYKLTGDYLERRPDIKAGDKVVEKGLFAVIVDGDDREALRHYIARGSVIELDDNTEVEKETILSKPEADERVVIAEWDPYANPTISEKAGTVTFEDIIPGITASEQFDDLTGTSKLVINEYVPAGFKPTIVLATESDELIRYTLDPKTSLFVSEGQKVEIADIIGKTPKASQKSKDITGGLPRVSELFEARRPKNIAVLASFDGVVSFGKSLRNKQRIIITDDKGSKVEYLVDKSKQILVHEGEFVHAGEALTDGQVASHDVLRILGEKALHYFIVSEVQQVYRSQGVNIADKHIEVILSQMLRQVSILDGGDTKFIVGDMVSKKRFQIENRRIMRLGGEPAIADPLLLGITRAAVTSDSIISAASFQETTKVLTEAAISAKMDLLEDLKENVVIGRTIPVGTGLYKDQKIKFRINDK from the coding sequence ATGAGTAAAAATACAGTATTAGAGCCAATTGAGATAAAAGAGTTAGAAAGACCACAAGATTTTTCAGCATTTCAACTTAGACTTGCAAGTCCTGAGAAAATTCTTTCTTGGTCATGTGGAGAAGTTAAAAAACCTGAAACTATTAACTATAGAACATTAAAACCTGAAAGAGATGGTTTATTTTGTGCGAAAATTTTTGGACCAGTAAAAGATTATGAATGTCTTTGTGGTAAATACAAAAAAATGAGATACAAAGGTGTTGTTTGTGAAAAATGTGGGGTTGAAGTAACTTCTGCAAAAGTGCGAAGACACAGAATGGGACATATTGATTTAGTATCTCCTGTTGCTCATATTTGGATGGTAAGTTCATTACCTACAAGAATTGGTACATTACTTGGTGTTAAATTAAAAGATTTAGAAAGAGTATTATACTATGAAGCATATATCGTAAATGAGCCAGGTGAAGCTTTTTATGATAATGAACATTCTAAAAAAGTAATGAAATATGACATTTTAAATGAAGAACAATATAGAACTATTTATGATCATTATGAACATACTGGTTTTGAAGCTAATATGGGTGGACAAATTGTAAGAGATTTACTTGAAAACCTTGATTTAATGGAATTATTACATAGCTTAAAAGAAGATATGAAATCTACTAAATCAGAAGCTAAAACTAAAACTATTATCAAAAGATTAAAAGTTGTTGAAAACTTTATTAACTCTGGAAATAGACCTGAATGGATGATGTTAACTCAACTACCAGTTCTTCCACCAGATTTAAGACCTCTTGTTTCACTTGATGGTGGAAAATTTGCTGTATCTGATGTAAATGACCTTTATAGAAGAGTAATAAACAGAAATAATAGACTTAAAAGATTATCAGAACTTGATGCTCCTGAAATCATTCAAAGAAATGAAAAAAGAATGCTTCAAGAAGCAGTTGATGCTTTATTTGATAATGGAAAAACTGCAAATGCAGTTAAAGGTGCAAATAAAAGACCTTTAAAATCTTTATCTGAAATTATTAAAGGTAAACAAGGACGATTTAGACAGAATTTACTTGGTAAAAGAGTTGACTTCTCAGGAAGATCTGTAATCGTTGTTGGACCATCTTTAAATATGGATCAATGTGGTATTCCTAAAAAAATGGCTTTAGAATTATTTAAACCACACTTGATGGCAAAACTAGAAGAAAAAGGTTATGCAACTACATTAAAATCAGCAAAAAGAATGATTGAAGCTGAGACTAATGAAGTTTGGGAATGTTTAAGTGAAATTGTTGATGAATATCCAATTATGCTAAATAGAGCTCCAACTCTTCATAAACTTTCAATTCAAGCGTTCCACCCAACGCTAATTGATGGAAAAGCTATTCAATTACACCCATTAGTATGTTCTGCATTTAATGCCGATTTCGATGGTGACCAAATGGCAGTTCACGTACCTTTATCACAAGAAGCTATTGCAGAAGCAAAAATTCTTATGATGAGTTCTATGAATATTCTTTTACCAGCATCAGGGAGAGCAATTGCTGTTCCTTCGCAAGATATGATTTTAGGTATTTATTATCTATCATTAGAAAAAGATGGGGTTAAAGGTGAGCATAAACTATTTACTGGTGTTGATGAAGCAGTTATCGCTTTAGAGATGAAACAAGTAGATTTACATGCAAAAATCAGAACAAAAATGAATGATAAAATTATTCATACAACAGTTGGAAGATTAATTGTTCATAATATTTTACCTGATTTTGTTCCTTTAGAATTATGGAATAAGATTTTAAAGAAAAAAGATATTGGTATTTTGGTTGATTATATTTATAAACATGGTGGATATGAAGTTACTCCAAGATTCTTGGATAACCTTAAAAACTTAGGTTTTAGATATGCAACTGATGCGGGTATTTCTGTTTCTATTGATGATATTAGAGTTCCAGAAACTAAACCTGCGCATATTGCTAAGTCTAAAAAAGATGTTATTGAAGTTCAAAAACAATTTGAGCAAGGTTTATTAACTGAACAAGAAAGATATAATAAAATTATTGATATCTGGACAGAAGTTAATAATAAACTTGGTCGAGAGATGATGGAGCTTGTTGAAACAGATAAAAATGGATTTAATTCTATTTATATGATGGCCGATTCAGGGGCTAGAGGGTCTGCTGCTCAAATTAGACAGCTTGCAGGTATGAGGGGTCTTATGGCTAAACCTGATGGTTCTATTATTGAAACACCAATTATCTCTAACTTTAAAGAGGGTCTAAATGTACTTGAGTACTTTATTTCTACTCACGGAGCTAGAAAAGGTCTTGCTGATACAGCACTTAAAACTGCAAATGCGGGTTACTTAACTAGAAAACTAATTGACGTTTCTCAAAATGTAAGAATTACAGCTGATGATTGTGGGACTCATGAAGGTATTGAAATTACTGATTTATCAAGTGGTAATGAATTAACTGAGAGCTTAGAAGAAAGAATCACAGGTAGAGTAATTGCAGAAGATATTATTGATCCAATATCTAATGAAATTTTGTTTACTGAAGGTACATTAATTACTGAAGAAGATGCAAAAATTGTAAAAGATTCAGAAGTTAAATCTGTAGTAATTAGAACTCCTTTAACTTGTAAAATTGAAAATGGATTATGTTCAAAATGTTATGGTCTAAACCTTGGTGAGCAAAGAAAAGCAAATCCAGGTGAAGCGGTTGGTGTACTTGCTGCTCAATCAATTGGGGAGCCAGGAACACAGCTTACTCTTAGAACTTTCCACGTTGGGGGAACTGCAAGTGCAACTCAAACAGAAAGAGAATTAAGAGCTGATAAAGAAGGGTTTATTAGATATTATAATATCAAAACTTATGTTTCTAAAGCTGATAAAATAATTGTTGCAAATAGAAGAAATGCAGGTATTTTACTTGTTGAACCAAAAATTAATGCACCATTTAAAGGTAAGATTACAACTGAGACTCTTCATGAAGAGACAATTTTGACAATTACTAACGGTAAAGAAGAGAAGAAATTCTACTTAAGAAAAAATGATGTTGCAAGACCAAATGAGCTAGCAGGTGTATCTGGTAAAATTGAAGGTAAACTTTATTTACCATATGCTGATGGTGAAGAAGTTGAAGCAAATGAATCAATTGTAGAGATGATTAAAGACGGTTGGAATGTTCCAAACCGAGTTCCTTTCGCATCTGAATTAAAAGTTGAAGATGGTGCGCCTATTATTACTTTAGTTACATCAGGAGCTAAAGGTTCAGTTAAATATTATAAATTAACTGGAGATTATTTAGAGAGAAGACCAGATATTAAAGCTGGAGATAAAGTTGTTGAAAAAGGACTTTTTGCTGTTATTGTTGATGGTGATGATAGAGAAGCATTAAGACATTATATTGCAAGAGGTTCTGTTATAGAATTAGATGATAATACAGAAGTTGAAAAAGAGACTATTCTTTCTAAACCAGAAGCTGATGAGAGAGTTGTTATTGCAGAATGGGATCCATATGCAAATCCAACTATTTCAGAAAAAGCTGGTACTGTAACATTTGAAGATATTATTCCAGGAATTACAGCATCTGAGCAATTTGATGATTTAACTGGTACTTCTAAATTAGTTATTAATGAATATGTTCCTGCTGGATTTAAACCAACTATTGTTTTAGCAACTGAATCTGATGAATTAATTAGATATACACTTGATCCTAAAACATCTCTTTTTGTTTCTGAAGGACAAAAAGTTGAGATAGCTGATATTATTGGTAAAACTCCAAAAGCTTCTCAAAAATCTAAAGATATTACTGGGGGTCTTCCAAGAGTATCTGAATTATTTGAAGCTAGACGACCAAAAAATATTGCTGTATTAGCATCATTTGACGGTGTAGTTTCTTTTGGAAAAAGTTTAAGAAATAAACAAAGAATTATCATAACTGATGATAAAGGTAGCAAAGTAGAGTATTTAGTTGATAAATCTAAACAAATTTTAGTACACGAAGGTGAGTTTGTTCATGCTGGTGAAGCATTAACTGATGGACAAGTTGCTTCTCATGATGTACTTAGAATTTTAGGTGAAAAAGCATTACATTACTTTATTGTTTCTGAAGTACAACAAGTATATAGATCTCAAGGGGTAAATATTGCTGATAAACATATTGAGGTTATTTTATCTCAAATGCTAAGACAAGTTTCTATTCTTGATGGTGGAGATACTAAGTTTATTGTAGGAGACATGGTTTCTAAGAAAAGATTCCAAATTGAAAATAGAAGAATTATGAGACTAGGTGGAGAACCTGCGATTGCTGATCCTTTATTATTAGGTATTACAAGAGCTGCTGTTACATCTGATTCTATTATTTCAGCTGCATCTTTCCAAGAGACTACTAAAGTTCTTACTGAAGCTGCAATAAGTGCTAAAATGGACTTATTAGAAGACTTAAAAGAAAATGTTGTAATTGGTAGAACTATACCAGTTGGAACTGGTCTTTATAAAGATCAAAAAATCAAATTTAGAATTAACGATAAATAG
- a CDS encoding YciI family protein, protein MQYLIIAYDNDNALDKRLEVRDAHVAGAKKLIAEGKIINAGALIEEDQMVGSTLFVDFESEDELNDWIDNEPYVTNNVWNMDEFQIVPVKLLPKD, encoded by the coding sequence ATGCAATATTTAATAATTGCTTATGATAATGATAATGCTTTAGATAAAAGATTAGAAGTAAGAGATGCTCATGTAGCAGGTGCAAAAAAACTTATAGCTGAAGGTAAAATAATCAATGCAGGTGCTCTAATTGAAGAAGATCAAATGGTTGGCTCTACACTATTTGTTGATTTTGAAAGTGAAGATGAATTAAATGATTGGATAGATAATGAACCATATGTTACAAACAATGTTTGGAATATGGATGAATTTCAAATCGTGCCTGTAAAGTTACTTCCTAAAGATTAA
- a CDS encoding integrase arm-type DNA-binding domain-containing protein, which produces MARTVKPLNDTQLKNAKAKEKDYKLSDGEGLYFVVKKNGTKSWRYDFTYGGKRKSMSFGIYPTVSLKDARTKKDEAKYSLANNVNPISIKKVKKTSETITLSDVIEEWLDLRKKSKSEATIIQNKRILKNITIWLGNIAIKDIRRIDIINALQKYQEKGVIESAHRLLALVNKIYMYAVTNEYVEHNIIADIDKKSIFVPNKKDAHLPALIEPEDIKQLLIDINSISEKYRSDISTIFIFKLLPYVFVRSENIRLMRWNELNLEKGYWAIPKEKMKMNIEFVCPLPYQAIKIIKEIEPYSRHRSEFVFPSPQKSDRGVSGATLSDTLVRLGYKDRHTVHGFRSMFSTTAHNLYKEHGFHSDIIEACLAHKERNRVKASYNRESKFKYFEEKRDLIQWYANWLYGL; this is translated from the coding sequence ATGGCAAGAACCGTTAAACCCCTGAATGATACGCAACTTAAAAATGCTAAAGCTAAAGAAAAAGATTACAAACTAAGTGATGGAGAAGGTCTTTATTTTGTAGTTAAAAAAAATGGAACAAAATCATGGAGATATGACTTCACTTATGGTGGAAAAAGAAAATCTATGTCTTTTGGTATTTATCCTACAGTATCTTTAAAAGATGCAAGAACAAAAAAAGATGAAGCTAAATACTCACTGGCTAATAATGTAAATCCTATATCAATAAAAAAAGTTAAAAAGACATCTGAAACAATAACTTTAAGTGATGTTATTGAAGAGTGGTTGGATTTAAGAAAAAAGAGTAAATCTGAAGCTACAATTATTCAAAATAAAAGAATATTAAAAAATATCACTATTTGGCTTGGAAATATTGCAATAAAAGATATTAGAAGAATAGATATTATAAATGCTTTGCAAAAGTATCAAGAAAAAGGTGTAATAGAATCTGCACATAGATTACTAGCTTTAGTAAATAAAATATATATGTACGCTGTAACAAATGAGTATGTAGAGCATAATATAATTGCAGATATAGATAAAAAATCAATTTTTGTACCAAATAAAAAAGATGCACATCTTCCAGCACTTATAGAACCAGAAGATATTAAACAATTACTTATTGATATAAATTCAATAAGTGAAAAATATAGAAGTGATATAAGTACTATATTTATTTTTAAACTACTTCCTTATGTATTTGTAAGAAGTGAGAATATTAGATTAATGAGGTGGAATGAGTTAAATTTAGAAAAGGGCTATTGGGCTATACCAAAAGAAAAGATGAAAATGAATATAGAGTTTGTTTGTCCTTTACCCTATCAAGCAATTAAGATTATAAAAGAGATAGAGCCATATTCAAGACATAGAAGTGAGTTTGTATTCCCTTCTCCACAAAAGAGTGATAGAGGTGTATCAGGTGCAACACTAAGTGATACATTAGTAAGGCTTGGATACAAAGATAGACATACAGTACATGGCTTTAGAAGTATGTTCTCAACAACTGCACACAATCTTTATAAAGAGCATGGTTTTCATTCTGATATTATAGAAGCTTGTTTAGCCCATAAGGAAAGAAATAGAGTAAAAGCTTCATATAATAGGGAATCAAAATTTAAATACTTTGAAGAGAAGAGGGATCTAATTCAGTGGTACGCAAATTGGTTGTATGGATTATAA
- a CDS encoding DUF726 domain-containing protein, whose product MKKNNNDVHIPFFNEEIKILKKGKNPIVVCINGFLTEKDNNSSENWINSIESIFPDSTVTHVLWESENLKKVSTFISKLYSIKQSSFLLLIPFSLSFLGILLKPAIAFFTYKNSPWNKVSNNANEVGKQLAQSLINSSNNQFILIGHSLGAKVICTCLKELERNNYHCIKEVHLLAGAADRDSIDFNTIKDVVSYKIYNYYSNKDYVLKLLYNTNNFLKLKFSSSPIGLKKTMDSFNSKVVDIDVSNEISNKLNNHSDYHSKLKEIIIHTTNLRTTELDPSSLQSI is encoded by the coding sequence ATGAAAAAGAATAATAATGATGTCCATATACCATTTTTTAATGAAGAAATTAAAATCCTTAAAAAAGGTAAGAACCCTATTGTAGTTTGTATTAATGGGTTTTTAACTGAAAAAGATAATAATTCATCAGAGAACTGGATAAATTCAATTGAGAGTATATTTCCAGATAGTACTGTTACTCATGTATTATGGGAATCTGAAAACCTGAAAAAAGTTTCTACTTTTATTTCTAAATTATATTCTATAAAACAATCAAGTTTTCTTCTCCTAATACCTTTTTCTTTGAGTTTTTTAGGAATATTACTTAAACCTGCAATTGCTTTTTTTACATATAAAAATAGTCCTTGGAATAAGGTTAGTAATAACGCAAATGAAGTTGGTAAACAATTAGCTCAATCATTAATAAATTCTAGCAACAATCAGTTCATACTAATTGGGCATTCATTAGGTGCAAAAGTAATTTGTACTTGTTTAAAAGAGTTAGAAAGAAACAACTATCATTGTATAAAAGAAGTACATTTACTTGCAGGTGCAGCTGATAGAGATTCGATTGACTTCAATACAATAAAAGATGTTGTTTCATATAAAATATACAATTATTACTCAAATAAAGATTACGTTTTAAAACTCTTATACAATACTAATAATTTTCTTAAACTAAAATTTTCATCATCACCCATTGGTCTAAAAAAAACTATGGATTCATTTAATTCTAAAGTTGTAGATATTGATGTATCAAATGAAATTTCCAATAAACTAAACAATCATTCCGATTACCATAGTAAGCTAAAAGAAATTATAATCCATACAACCAATTTGCGTACCACTGAATTAGATCCCTCTTCTCTTCAAAGTATTTAA